The sequence below is a genomic window from Methanomicrobia archaeon.
TTGGTATTACCAGAAGAACATCTAATATTTATTCCTACAGAAAAGGAAGTAGAAGCACATTTCCTTTGCGCGCTCATGAATTGCACGATTTTCTTCTTTTGTTGCTCGCTATTAACACACTCGGCAGAAATACCCAAAGATTTGAGCTGCTGGATTTGGTCACGCATTAAGGCAATAAGGGGAGAAAATACCACGGTTAAACCGTCGAATACGATTGCGGGAAATTGATAACAAAGCGACTTCCCAAAACCGGTTCGGTGTATTAGCAGTATCCGTTGCCCGTTAAGTAGACTCGCAACTGTTTCCCATTGTTCATCATAAAACCGATTTAACCTGAAACGTATTCGCAATAAATCCTCAGCCTGATTTCGCGTTAGAGCCATTGGATACTCCTTGCCAGTTCAGTGCAGCATTTTACCTAATTATTGGTTCTATTCTTATAAATAGGTGTTACATATGGATGTATTTAACAAGATAACAAAAGTGGCGCATATCTCGAAAAAATAAGATTATAATTCATAACCGAACTTTTGGGCAAACATCTCTACGATTTACCGTCTATCCGCCATTGGTAGGATGATCTGGTCTTGGGGGTGAGAGATAAGTATTAAAACTTAGGTGCCAAACTATACTAAAACAGTATAAATGAGCAAAAGACGGAAACCGAAGACGTTCGAAGAGATGGTAACGGAGCTGGAGGAGAAGATACGAGAGGAAGAGCGAGGGTATTACGGCGAACGGATGGTTGAAGAAGCGTTAAAGCCGAAGAACGTTGGCGAGCTGGAGCAGCCCGACGGCGCTGCCAGCATAACGGACTCCGAGGGGGATACCATGCAGATACACCTGCGCATTGACGGAAATATGATCACGGATAGCAAATTCATCACCGAA
It includes:
- a CDS encoding DEAD/DEAH box helicase, with protein sequence MALTRNQAEDLLRIRFRLNRFYDEQWETVASLLNGQRILLIHRTGFGKSLCYQFPAIVFDGLTVVFSPLIALMRDQIQQLKSLGISAECVNSEQQKKKIVQFMSAQRKCASTSFSVGINIRCSSGNTNFSPKISSFIELITQASNLFPIRFHTTL
- a CDS encoding iron-sulfur cluster assembly scaffold protein, whose amino-acid sequence is MSKRRKPKTFEEMVTELEEKIREEERGYYGERMVEEALKPKNVGELEQPDGAASITDSEGDTMQIHLRIDGNMITDSKFITEAHGPVIAFGSVVTELVKGKTVDEAAELGEDAVVAVLGGLPEDDPHTPELAVRTLRAALDDYKKKQEGHQK